The genomic segment TACTTTCTTATTCACCTTTAGTGAGTGTATCACTAAACAAACTTTGCTTTCGTAGTCAGTCAGTCATGCATGTATACATCTTTCTAGTTCAAAGTTCAACTTATCAtcataatacaatgtacaacaacataataaatatatactggaTGTACAGGATTATAGTGGAACATGATTTagtaataaataacaacaaccacaaccacaaccacaaccacaacaataataataatataataatataatataataataataataataataataataataataatgactacgtgtcagaattagcaaatgtttgacatccaatagccgatgattaattaataaatgtgttccagtggtgtcgttaaacaaaacaaactttatcgaCCAATACAAAATTGCGTGTAGCTAAGTAAACCTTTCAAATAAAGAGGTCACTGTCATCATAAGCAAAACGTGTACTATTACCCACTCATGTACCCCAGTCAGCTGTCTGCTGACATAACTTCCTGGTcctcgttccacgaagtgaACGTAGCGATAAGACAGGGTAGTTATGTATGTAAGACGATCTTAGGGTTAAAATAGCTAGGTGGAACGGGACCCAGGTCAATAGTGTATTACACAATGTCGACTTAAATTAACAACATCTTCCTATTCACGGTCTGTTTGTGTCTTCGTACATCTTCAGGTATGTTTGGTATAAgactattgttgttgttgttataattattacttgtCCCCTACCGGTcaaaccggaggggactatagttTTCATATCCGTTCTTTTGTCTGTCCGTCATTCCAACATATAGTTTTCAGAATGCCCGGAGATACTGAAAGTGTGTctatatttttatcatatactgttacagatgaagtttgactttcatggcgatttacccatttgatagagttatggcccttgaagttaGGAGATACGGATATTTTAATCCCGCACTTCTTTTCTTTGTTCAATGCTTCAACATACTGAGCTGACATGTTGTGTATAGCCTTAACATGTTCTGTTGCAGATTAAGTTAACATTCTTGGCGATTTAACAGTTtttaatagaaagaaataaatgttttatttaacgacgcactcaacacattttatttacggttatatggcgtcggaagaGTTTTTAatagagttatggttcttgaactTAGAATATACGAATATATGGTGTTTTTTTACACTTTTTTCTTCAATACCTCAAAATTGAGTTGAGTTTTTGgtgtagctttattatgtattgttacatatcaagtttgacctTCATGGTGATTTGTCCCTttttgacagaaagaaagaaagaaatgttttatttaacgactcactcaacacattctatttacggttatatggtgtcagacatatggttaaggaccacacagatgttgagaggaaacccgctgtcgccactacatgggctactctttccgattagcaacttatagaaaaatatatgaaaCTTCTATTATAATACTATTGATACACGAGTCCACGTTGTGATGTCACGTGGTTTCTCTGAACGGTACCATGTAGAGATACAAcctttttaatgtattaatattattgttatgttttcGTTTCATTTCTTTTGGCGGGTTGGGTGGATTAGATTAACCCATTATTTCTTCAataattcatttataaatatgtattaatactaaatattgaattattttatttctaggaGTTTGTCCAGAAGGTCACTATGGTTTAGACTGCAGCTACACGTGTCACTGCACGTCCGGTTGTGATAGCGTGACAGGATGTTCCGGTGGATGTACGAAAGGCTGGTCTGGACCTAAGTGCACAATTGGTAAAACgtgttatttaatttataacattTCATTTGCATTCATCAGATACTCATTTATATGCAGGGAATATGAAATACttacatactttaaaaaaaacaaatacctaTCATATAATCACCATTTCTCTTGATCCTAAATATGTGTAACCTTTTAGAGCTCTTAGCAATTTGCATTGGTTTATTACCTCGCAACGTATTAATACTCTTTGCATGTTTCAAGGGAAATTGTTCATTAGCATATTCAGTGTCATCCCTTATTTCTATGGGGAGGAGGCCTTTGTAGGGAaactatatataatgtgtggGCATAAAATATCCGACCGCAATGTAATTTCATTACAGTTAATTTATGTATAAAAACAAAGAGATCCCGATTATTAGTTCATTTCGAACATTAATGTTGGGGATATGATTAGCATCAGGCTTAGGGCTATGTTTAAGTTTAGATTTAGATTAGGATAAACATTCTTGAATATCTTGTATTCTTGAAAATAATGAGTGGGGAAACACATTACCAGGCGGGCTAGCAAACTGTTTACAGTCTGTGAtacgtaattaaaatgtaagcTAGGCATAAAATGACGCAGAAATATACACATGTTAACAATGTAAatcaatatatacaaatttgtTATATTTCAGAAAATGTAGCCTTAAACAAAACTGCCTATCAGAGTGGTTATCACCCTACAGTAGTTCATCCTCCGTCGTACGCTGTTGATGGGAATACGGATCAAGGATCATATGGCAGTCTCTGTATCGTTACTCCCTCACTGGAACCGTACACGTGGTGGGAGGTGGACTTAGGGAGACCATATTACATACACCAGCTTGCTGTTCACTTTAGGACAGATTGTAAGTGCATTTGAAAAATGATAGTTAAACAATCATAACCAATATAAAACTTATGCTGACTCATAGAACTCACGTGTATTTTCTCATGTAGTGGCACGGTTTCtcaatacaatattaaatttgatttgctataatcataataatccaaataaaacatattaatggGTACATGCCATGgcgattttgtaaaaatttccTTTAGATTGTTTTGTACAGATTTCGTCAATGCATTGAATCAAAGCGACAAGTAAAATGGTGCAATAAGGCgcgcatgcgtgtgtgtgtttattttttgcagtcaatgttttgttaaatggaCAATTGTTACCACGCTGtgtcatactttaaaaaaaaaatagacaaaCAAAAGGAATAAATTGGATCTGCGTTTCACGAACAAATTAGCCTGCTGTCAGTACATAGATAACTGATACAAAGGTAATTTAAAGTCTACAAACAGGTTCCTgttatgtatgtctgtgtgtttatACTTAGTGTCGTGActgtattcaattaaggttcaaacatgctgttctggacacacacacacacacacacacacacacacacacacacacacacacacactttaagcTATCTGGTAGGGtagtagttagttgttagtgagagagaagtcgatgtagtggccttacaccaacCCACCGGGGGTAAAACACGAACAGGGTTGGCTCCGGTAACaggatgcgaactcagtacctatcaGATTTTAagttcaatggcttaaccactacaccaccaaagccgattttgtttataaagttattgttatatttggaCAGACAGACGTGGATCCTAGGAATGAATTGCCGGTGTTCTGTTCGCTCAAGACAAATCACACCAACACAAGACACcggtttcatttcatttatccTCATTTTCGTGCATTTTCGTaaacaattaatgttcaagcacgctatcttgggctcacacacctcagctacctacCTATGCCGGTTGGTTACCTGTGTTGTGTGGTGTTACAAGGTTAAATCATCCACAAACAAATCAACCTTTAGCCAGTATGTATACAACAATAACTgatacataaatatgaacaacaaaaccgttaACAACGACCAACACCGTGTATCTACACAATGCAGAGCCGAataggcatttggcaaaataatggtTGATTCCATTTCATAGGACAACAGCGAAAAATACTCGTTTTAAtgttgtttattatatttaaacagaCGTGGCCCCCAGGAATGACGTCCACGTATTCAGTTCGCTCAAGATGAATCAAACTAACACAAGCCACCTGTGTGGTGTGACGACGTTAAATAGCTCGGATGTAACATATATCACCTGTAACGATACGGCCCAATACATCACACTCTTCCAGGGAACAAACAACGACGACGTGGATGTCGAGCACTACAATCCTGGGAAAAGAATGGATATTTGTGAAGTTGAAGTCTTTAGTAAGTGAAGCCATTCATCAATTGTAAATAGATGTGGTATAATAAATAGTATTCGACGTTTCTATAACTGTACCTACAATCTGATTGTTACGAGCAGACGAAATACAATAGCAGGTCGTGATATAAATGACGTTTCATTCAATTATTCAAACGCCCTGGTGCCTTCTGAACGTACCTTAATTGttatatcatttatttaaaataattgaaaacgTATAGCAGACCTATTCATTATGGGTTTTGCTAAAtgtaatctctctctctctctctctctctctctctctatctctctctctctctctctctctctctctctctctctctctctctctctctctctctctctctctctctctctctctctctctcccccccccccccagcatatAGTAAGTACTCAATTTTGTTTATCGATATCTTCATCTCTATAACAGGACAAAAAATGACCTAGCAATTCAGGATCTTAATGTTTTTCTGTGACATGTGCTATATCCATCCATGCCTCTATGGGATGGTATGATCGTCTCTCTGTCACCAGTACTATATCCACCCATGCCTCTATGGGATGGTATGATCGTCTCTCTGTGGTCTGTGCTTTATCCACCCATGCCTCTATGGGATTGTGTGATCGTATTTCTGTGACCAGTACTATATCCACCCATGCCTCTATAGGATTGTGTGATCATCTCTCTGTGGTCTGTGCTATATCCACCCATGCCTCTATGGGATGGCATGATCGTCTCTCTGTTACCAGTACTATATCCATCCATGCCTCTAGGGGATGGTATGATCGTCTTTCTGTGATCAGTATTATATCCACCCATGCCTCTAGGGGATGGTATGATCGTCTTTCTGTGATCAGTATTATATCCACCCATGCCTCTATGGGATGGTATGATCGTCTTTCTGTGATCAGTATTATATCCACCCATGCCTCTAGGGGATGGTATGATCGTCTTTCTGTGATCAGTATTATATCCACCCATGCCTCTAGGGGATGGTATGATCGTCTTTCTGTGATCTATGCTATATCCATCCATGTCTCTATGGGCTGTCCGAATAAACAATATTCGCTTAATACAGGCCAGTTGACAGAAAATCGTACGTGATGAAAAATAGTTGCCACTTAAGACAGTTAACGGCTTGGAAAGGTTGCACTGTAACTTCGTGTAACACTTTTTCGGCACATTAACAAATACAtctatatcaaaagccgtggaaTGGGCTGTCCTGTCCCTTGCTGTTAAATGAAACTGCAGTGGATTTCTTTTTATGGACTGTTGTCatggactatatgtcagaattaccaaatgtttgtcatccaagaGCCTctgatgaataaatgaatgtgctttagttgtgttgttaaacgaaacaaactttaaccactacgccatcgagacctgttattttttattttgttttgttttaagaataatatCGTAAAAAACCACCACAGAaggataattttatttaaactcaGGCCGTTATGCAAAGGCGCAAGAGGAATATCCATACATAATTAGGACAAAATGGTTTACAGAAGGATGTATAAAACACTGATTGTATTTCACGGTAAATTATATAACGAACTTAATACATTTCTTGATGTTACAGTGAAGCGATATATGATTAAATATACGTATTCAGGTTATCTCAATAATTAGTATGATGTGTACTTTCGATATTAATATATGTCACGGTACAATAgtgtataaatacattataaaataacaatatgtagAATATTTCAACTATAACTGTGTACTTATATTTGacaattttacattattattatagttatagAAGCATGTCTATTAAAtaacagatataaatattttgaataacaTAAAAAAGTATTGTACAACAGAAGTGGGTCTGCTgtattaaagaaacaaatatattatataacataaataagaCTATTATAAAACAGAGATAAGTATTGTATAACAGAAGTAAGTACTAGTATATTGTATGACAGAACTGTATTTACACATCGTCATATTTGGACAAAATTATTCACATGCAGGCACGTGTGAAGGGgcaggaggagggggggggggggggtatgggtgTAAACTCCTCCCAGCTCAAGCACATTTTCTTTTCCCTCACAATATTTCTCAAGGGAGCATAAATCGACCCTCTATAAACTTCGGTCGCCGTGGTTTAGACCCTTCCTTGATAAAATGCTTGCACATGCGCCTGACAGGAGGATGCAAGCAAAAATGAATACATATcttgatacatatatatgaaaataaacacatttcttGGTATTACAGCATTTCAATTATAGCTCtctactaaaatatatttcgtGATGTAACAGTAGATATATATTGAACAAACTCAGTATTAAACATGTTTGAGCAACGACTGTGTACTTTCTGTTCATGATAATACATTATAGATATATCAATGTTCAGTACATTTCAATTTATAATCGAGTTTACTTAGGTATGGATAGGTTTTACGAATTAAAACTAAAGACGTTTGAAGTATAACTGTATGCTTAAATTCGATTTAATTAATTGAGTAGATTAAGATAATTAAGgttgttgttgatattgttCAGACATTTACATACTTGAAAAAAACTATCTTTATGACGTGTGCTTATTATTTTACTGCCCATCAGTGTtctaaatgtataaatatttggtcggatataataatatggacgtAAACACTCTCTCTCCGGGTATTATGGcaaaatatgaatacaaatgtattatgaAATTCGTTCTTATCGCAATGTGTATGCCTCTATCTTCCAATAGAACACTGTTTTAACGTCCAACGTGACGGTCCATATtttttcaggaataatattagaaaataaatatattttattattgaaagTAATGCATGTCTTGCAGTTTCTACATGTGGCTAATGTCTATTGATCGAATTgaaacaaaactatatgcatAACTAACACGCAGGGCCGTTTCGTTAATATATTGTGTTTCGTTATCC from the Gigantopelta aegis isolate Gae_Host unplaced genomic scaffold, Gae_host_genome ctg6225_pilon_pilon:::debris, whole genome shotgun sequence genome contains:
- the LOC121366574 gene encoding multiple epidermal growth factor-like domains protein 11, with the protein product MSTWLTTVFLCVMWTSIKTDTASGVCPEGHYGLDCSYTCHCTSGCDSVTGCSGGCTKGWSGPKCTIENVALNKTAYQSGYHPTVVHPPSYAVDGNTDQGSYGSLCIVTPSLEPYTWWEVDLGRPYYIHQLAVHFRTDYVAPRNDVHVFSSLKMNQTNTSHLCGVTTLNSSDVTYITCNDTAQYITLFQGTNNDDVDVEHYNPGKRMDICEVEVFICDAGTFGDNCTEFCHCQGQPCNYTTGECVGGCKQNWTGTQCD